The proteins below come from a single Tachypleus tridentatus isolate NWPU-2018 chromosome 13, ASM421037v1, whole genome shotgun sequence genomic window:
- the LOC143240612 gene encoding small nuclear ribonucleoprotein Sm D3-like encodes MSIGVPIKVLHEAEGHIVTCETNTGEVYRGKLIEAEDNMNCQMSNITVTYRDGRVAQMENVYIRGSKVRFLILPDMLKNAPMFKKTGSRGAATAAGRGKSAILRAQAARGRGRARPIFQRRK; translated from the exons ATGTCGATTGGTGTTCCAATTAAAGTACTTCATGAGGCTGAAGGTCATATTGTAACATGTGAAACAAACACTGGAGAAGTATATCGAGGAAAATTGATAGAAGCCGAAGATAACATGAACTGTCAAATGTCTAATATTACGGTAACGTACCGAGACGGAAGAGTAGCTCAAATGGAAAATGTCTACATTAGGGGTAGCAAAGTAAGATTTTTGATATTACCAGACATGTTGAAAAATGCACCTATGTTCAAGAAAACTGGAAGTAGAGGTGCTGCAACTGCGGCTGGAAGAGGAAAGTCTGCAATATTACGTGCTCaag CTGCCCGCGGGAGAGGAAGAGCTCGGCCAATTTTccagagaagaaaatga